The region TCATTTATTTTTCGCGCTATATCGAGCGCAGAAGAATTGCTGCTATCCACGTCATGCAGCCTAGCTCCTCTGTCGATTAAAAACTCTACGCTATCGTAGTCTCCAACGCCAGTGGCCATCATCAATGGTGTGTATCCATATGAGTTTCCGATGTTTACGTCAGCTCCCATGTATACAATTGCTTTAACCCACAAGCTTTGAAGCAGCTTTGGGCAATCTACGGCATCCGCTGCTGACAGCAATGGAGTCGCGCTTCTGACTCCATCGAAATGGACACGGTTTATATCATCTCCATCAAAGATATGCCCCAAAGACCAGAAAACATTACCAGCACAAACAGCTTCGTCAATACTTTCATATCTTTGCCAAGGCTTAGTCAGCCATACAATGGCTGCAAATAATAAACCGAAAGAAATCAATATTTTCCGCATTTTCAGTTACCATCAAAGGTCCGGAATGACGGTTGCTGGCCAACCCTAAAGGCCCTAAAGCCCCAGTTAGTTGTTCCGATCACCGCAGGAAATCCGACCGTGCCTGTAGTAACGCCCAAGCCAGTCACCACTGACACATGTCCAGTCGCCGTAGCGGAATGATGCTCAATTGCGGCAATATCTTCTGGCCGAGGGGTATTGGTCACCGACCAACCATCTATCTGTTTTGACGGGTTTGCCCAATCTGCAGCAGTTGGAGGATAGGACGTAATCCGACCTTGTGTTAGCGGCAGCTCGACTCCAGCAGAAGTTACGGCGTCCGCAAGAAGAAAAAACAGAAATTGCGTAAAAATGTATGCGGTATGTGATGCTTGTTATTTCATTATAGCCCCTGCGTGAATCATGCACTCGCGACCAACCATGGGTTTTGCAGCCGCCTTCGTCAACTCCCTCATCCACAAGTCCGAAGTTTAACCTCACGCGAAAACTTCGCCAGACTCAGTCCACGCAACTTTCTATTTAAAACCCTGCGTCATGGTTTCGGTTCGATCGCCACATTGATCTGGCCGCGCACAGAAATGAAACCATCCCCGGTTGTCGCCGCGCTGCATGTTGACTTTATTGGTCATGCCGATAATTTTGCAATCCTCTGCGATTGTTTCACGACGCTTGGGCAACTCCTTGAGGCGATGTCATAATAGCACCTTCTGAGCTTTTTGGACCTGCTCGTCCCCGAAGCGCTCTCATCAAGGTGGGCGACAGTGAAATGCGCGACTGGACGAAACGGTACAACCATAGAGTCGACAGGTCGCAGTTCTCGATGAAGAGACGTTTTAATACTGCAAGACCGCCCCTCGACCTGAACCCATCCGCGCAAGCCGGGTTTAGCAGGCGACCTTCCTGATAGTAACCGCCGACGACGTCTGATCGAGAGTTCCGGATGATCTGCAGGCCAAAGTGAATGTGGCAACGCTGATCAGCGTTCCGGTCGCGATAGACGCGACGACCTCATATGTTTTGCCAACAGATGGCCGGTGAAGGAGCCGTTCGGCGAGGCGGTGGGCGCGGGGCGGGCACGAAAGCCGTCTCACAGATCCTTACGGATAGAAAAAATGTAATTATAACTCGTTCCGGAAGAGCCTGTCTGGATATCGTCGTTCGCCAGTGGACGAGGTTTTCCGTCTTTCAGGCAATATGCGGAATATCCGAACGGCCTGAGATAGTTGATCACACTGGCAACAGCGTCGGGGCGATGTCGCTCTTCCGCTTCGATGCGGGAAGTGGGAGTCCAAAGCGTTGGTGCAGGCAGTTGGCCGTAAATCGGTCAATCGACCGCCATGACGGCATCTGCCCCGATTTCATCTGCCATCGCCAATCCGGAAGACGCAGCAGATCAATACAGAGCAGGCCTTTAATAACTGCAAGACCGCCCATCACTCGGTCTGAACCCATCCGCGCAGGCCGGGTTGAGCGGGCGGCTCTCGTGATGGTAACCGCCGCCGATCGATGCGGTCTGGTCCAGATCGGATGACGTGCAGGCCGAAATGATCGTGGCAAGGCTGATCAGCGTTCCGGTCGCGATAAATGCGAAAAATCGGTTCATCTGAGCTTCTCCTTCGAAGGGCATGGGTTTGCCCCAAGAAGGTAATTTACCACGCGATCACGCGTGTTTGTGGGGATTTATAGCGGTTGACCCGCTTGGCGCGCCCTCCTAACGCCAATGTGATTGGCTTTCGGCCTGCACTCAAGCCATGCACCGTCACATAACTGTCATGCAAAATTGCCCATTGCGACGGCAGCCTGGGCAAAATATATGCTGCCGCCTAACAAAAAAAAGAATGAGTGAACTGCCATGAGTGCCATACAGAAACTTTTCAACCGCAATCTCCTGACCCGTTTCGTCACCGGTCTCGGTGCGGTTCCCCAGCGTTTTCGCGACGCCCGCGAAGAGCGCAAGCCTGCGATCCATCCGTCGTTCATGGATGATTTCGGCGCGTAAACGCGTCGCGAAGCCGTCAGCGGCTTCTAACCAAGTATACCGTCCTTTCGGAACGAGATATTGTCGGAACGCCGCCTTTGGCGCCCGTGAACGGTCGAACGGCAAATCAAGCCGGTGAAATCGTGCCGGTCCGGCGCCGGCCTTTGTGATGGTGAAGACACAGGAACCGAGAGGCCGTGCCGTGTAAGCCCCCTCTGGCCTGCCGGCCATCTCCCCCACAGGTGGGGAGATTGGCTGGGCGCATCAGTTTCCCCTATCGCGTGCGTCACAGCAAAACGCAGAAGAGGTCCGGCGAGTCTGCGACTTGTCGATCTCCCCACCTGTGGGGGAGATGCCCGGCAGGGCAGAGGGGGGCGGCTACGGCACGCCCTCTCCGTTACTCACTGTCGAACCTAGTTCGAGTTGCATCTCCCGCGCTCTTATATTTTTCTTGCCATCCGCACTCGCCCTTCCCTTCCGCCGCAATAGCTTCACAATCAACCGACAGAAAGTTCATCCGGGAAACGACAACTAGGGAATGAAACATGGCGCCGATGCTTTCCAAGACTCTTCTGATGACTGCCCTTCTGGCCCTGCCGCTCGGCAGCGCAGCGCCTGTTTTGGCGCAGGAGGCAAAGCCGCGCGAGGCGGTG is a window of Rhizobium sp. N324 DNA encoding:
- a CDS encoding ankyrin repeat domain-containing protein is translated as MRKILISFGLLFAAIVWLTKPWQRYESIDEAVCAGNVFWSLGHIFDGDDINRVHFDGVRSATPLLSAADAVDCPKLLQSLWVKAIVYMGADVNIGNSYGYTPLMMATGVGDYDSVEFLIDRGARLHDVDSSNSSALDIARKINDPKILDILKGK